One Bacillus amyloliquefaciens DSM 7 = ATCC 23350 DNA window includes the following coding sequences:
- a CDS encoding amino acid permease, producing MKGSIFRKKSIQELLAATGGEKSLKRELGAFDLTLLGIGAIIGTGIFVLTGTGAVTAGPGLTISFVIAALACLFAALSYAEFASSVPVSGSVYTFTYATLGELLAFIIGWDLILEYMLAVSAVSVGWSGYFQSFLAGFGIHLPAALTAAPGSIKGTVTFFNLPAFVIVLAITFILYLGIKESKRVNNIMVILKILVVLLFIAVAAVYVKPHNWQPFMPMGFGGVFSAAALVFFSFIGFDAVSSAAEETKNPAKDLPKGIIFSLIVCTVLYVTVSAIMTGVVPFARFEGVDHPVSLVLQMAGQNWVAGIIDIGAVLGMTTVMLVMLYGQTRVMFAMSRDGLVPGALSKVHPKHKTPHVVTWVFGILSALLGSLVPLDELAKLVNIGTLAAFVLISVAVIVLRKKQPDLPRAFKCPGVPFIPALSILFCVFLIINLGAATILRFFIWLIIGLVIYFLYSRKHSKLNGDL from the coding sequence ATGAAGGGGAGCATATTCAGAAAGAAAAGCATTCAGGAACTGCTTGCCGCAACGGGCGGCGAAAAGTCGCTGAAAAGGGAGTTAGGAGCCTTTGATCTGACCCTGCTGGGGATAGGGGCCATCATCGGAACGGGAATTTTTGTGTTAACCGGAACAGGCGCGGTCACGGCGGGACCGGGGCTGACCATTTCATTTGTTATAGCCGCTCTTGCGTGTTTATTCGCGGCTTTGTCATATGCTGAATTTGCTTCAAGCGTGCCGGTTTCAGGTTCCGTCTATACATTTACTTATGCGACATTGGGAGAACTTCTCGCTTTTATCATCGGATGGGATTTAATATTGGAATATATGCTCGCTGTCAGTGCGGTTTCGGTCGGCTGGTCCGGCTATTTTCAATCATTTTTGGCGGGCTTCGGCATTCATCTTCCCGCCGCATTAACGGCCGCGCCGGGATCAATTAAAGGCACGGTCACATTCTTTAATCTTCCCGCATTTGTTATTGTGCTTGCGATTACATTTATCCTCTACTTAGGCATTAAAGAATCAAAGCGGGTCAATAATATTATGGTAATTCTGAAAATTCTTGTTGTTTTATTGTTTATCGCCGTTGCGGCTGTATATGTCAAACCGCACAACTGGCAGCCGTTTATGCCGATGGGGTTCGGCGGTGTTTTCAGTGCCGCGGCGCTCGTTTTCTTCTCCTTTATCGGTTTTGACGCCGTCTCTTCCGCAGCTGAAGAAACGAAAAATCCGGCGAAGGATCTGCCTAAAGGAATTATTTTTTCATTAATCGTCTGCACCGTGCTGTATGTGACCGTATCGGCGATTATGACGGGCGTCGTACCGTTTGCCCGCTTTGAAGGCGTCGATCACCCGGTTTCTCTCGTCCTGCAGATGGCCGGGCAGAACTGGGTGGCGGGCATTATTGATATCGGCGCGGTGCTGGGAATGACAACGGTGATGCTCGTCATGCTGTACGGCCAGACGAGGGTGATGTTTGCGATGTCCCGTGACGGTTTAGTGCCGGGGGCGCTTTCGAAAGTCCATCCGAAGCATAAAACGCCGCACGTGGTCACATGGGTATTCGGTATTCTGTCGGCATTGCTCGGCTCGCTCGTCCCGCTTGATGAACTGGCGAAGCTGGTGAACATCGGCACGCTTGCCGCGTTTGTCCTGATTTCCGTGGCGGTTATCGTGCTGAGAAAGAAACAGCCCGATCTGCCGAGAGCGTTTAAATGCCCGGGAGTTCCCTTTATTCCGGCATTGTCCATTCTGTTCTGCGTGTTTTTAATAATTAACCTTGGCGCCGCCACCATACTTCGTTTCTTTATCTGGCTGATCATCGGTTTGGTGATTTATTTCTTATATTCGAGAAAGCATTCAAAATTAAACGGGGATTTGTAA
- a CDS encoding LysR family transcriptional regulator: MDFKWLHTFVTAAKYENFRKTAETLFLSQPTVTVHIKLLEKEISCKLFQRSGRKIQLTEEGKAYVPFAMRLLEDYENSMAELHRVRQGYFHTLTLAVSPLIADTVLPSVMKRYTADNKETEMTVTIYESEEIASQIRNGSADIGLSCLKVQSSSLTCRPLYNDPVVLVAPPGRKSGSGKAADVKDLFGQYLLLTHNHPDYWDDLLRQVRIQFPFVRTMKVTQTHITKRFIKEGLGVSFLPLSAVKAELAAGSMIEIPCEFAQIPSAGAYAIALHENEKKQTFLDFLSHFHF, from the coding sequence ATGGATTTTAAATGGCTTCACACCTTCGTCACCGCAGCAAAATATGAGAATTTCAGAAAAACGGCGGAAACGCTTTTTTTATCTCAGCCGACCGTCACCGTTCACATAAAATTATTAGAGAAAGAAATCAGCTGTAAGCTGTTTCAGCGAAGCGGGAGAAAAATACAATTAACGGAAGAAGGAAAAGCATACGTGCCGTTTGCCATGAGGCTTTTGGAGGATTATGAAAACAGTATGGCGGAGCTGCACAGGGTGCGCCAGGGCTACTTCCACACGCTGACGCTCGCTGTTTCGCCTCTTATCGCCGACACCGTTCTTCCGTCTGTCATGAAGCGTTACACAGCGGACAATAAAGAGACTGAAATGACGGTCACCATTTACGAGTCGGAAGAAATCGCCTCCCAAATCAGAAACGGCTCAGCCGATATCGGGCTGAGCTGCTTAAAGGTGCAATCATCTTCCCTCACCTGCCGCCCCCTGTACAATGACCCCGTTGTGCTCGTCGCGCCCCCCGGCCGAAAATCAGGATCAGGGAAGGCGGCTGATGTGAAAGACCTGTTCGGACAATATCTGCTCCTGACCCATAACCATCCTGACTATTGGGATGATTTGCTCCGTCAGGTCAGAATACAATTCCCTTTCGTCAGAACGATGAAGGTGACACAGACGCATATTACGAAACGGTTTATTAAAGAGGGGCTGGGTGTCTCATTTCTGCCGCTGTCAGCTGTAAAGGCCGAACTCGCCGCAGGGAGCATGATTGAAATTCCATGCGAATTCGCCCAGATACCGAGCGCAGGCGCGTACGCCATCGCACTACATGAAA
- a CDS encoding SDR family oxidoreductase, with product MNPMDRQTEGQKPQVQNRQPGIESEMDPKPLLEDPDVKGSDRLKGKVAVITGGDSGIGAAAAIAYAKEGADLAILYLDEHADAERTKKRAEECQAECLLIPGDVGDEAHCQKAVRQVLDHYGKIDILVNNAAEQHPQNGILDITAEQLEKTFRTNMFSMFHMTKAVLPYLKRGSAIINTTSITAYQGDTSLIDYSCTKGGIVSFTRSMAMSLADQGIRVNAVAPGPIWTALIPATFTEEKVENHGLDTPMGRPGQPAEHAGAYVLLASDESSYMTGQTIHVNGGRFIST from the coding sequence ATGAATCCGATGGACAGACAAACGGAAGGACAAAAACCGCAGGTGCAAAACCGCCAGCCCGGCATTGAGTCGGAAATGGACCCGAAGCCCCTTCTGGAAGATCCGGATGTAAAAGGGTCGGACAGATTAAAAGGAAAAGTCGCCGTCATCACGGGCGGAGACAGCGGCATCGGCGCGGCGGCTGCGATCGCTTACGCGAAGGAGGGAGCGGATCTTGCCATCCTGTATCTTGACGAACATGCCGATGCCGAGAGAACGAAAAAGCGCGCGGAAGAATGCCAGGCCGAATGCCTGTTAATTCCGGGAGACGTCGGTGATGAAGCGCATTGTCAGAAGGCAGTCCGGCAAGTCTTAGATCACTACGGGAAAATTGATATTCTTGTTAATAATGCGGCTGAGCAGCATCCGCAAAACGGGATCCTTGATATTACGGCTGAACAGCTGGAGAAGACGTTCCGCACAAACATGTTTTCCATGTTTCATATGACAAAAGCTGTGCTGCCCTATCTGAAAAGAGGGAGCGCCATCATTAATACAACGTCTATTACCGCTTATCAGGGCGATACATCATTGATCGACTATTCGTGCACGAAAGGCGGCATCGTTTCCTTTACACGTTCGATGGCGATGTCATTGGCCGATCAGGGGATCAGGGTTAATGCAGTGGCGCCGGGCCCGATCTGGACCGCGCTGATTCCCGCGACATTTACTGAAGAAAAGGTAGAAAACCATGGACTGGACACCCCGATGGGACGGCCGGGGCAGCCGGCGGAACACGCCGGAGCTTACGTGCTTTTGGCTTCAGACGAATCTTCCTATATGACAGGTCAAACCATTCACGTAAATGGCGGCAGATTTATTTCCACATAA
- a CDS encoding MerR family transcriptional regulator — MGRDLDGAETYRISELAELAGVTKRTVDYYTNLGLLKPDRSCSNYRYYDTLALNRLQFIVACKKQRLALSDIKDRLENQFPSSALPDDIGNLASEIDHMNQNISGILHRFEKLEPEERAQLKKRLAPEKLAVLQSFMLLLS; from the coding sequence TTGGGGAGGGATTTAGATGGGGCTGAGACTTATCGCATCAGTGAATTAGCAGAGCTTGCCGGTGTAACGAAACGCACGGTGGATTACTATACAAACCTCGGGCTTTTGAAGCCTGACAGATCTTGCTCGAACTACCGTTACTACGATACACTTGCACTCAATCGATTACAGTTTATAGTCGCTTGTAAAAAGCAGCGATTGGCCCTGTCTGATATAAAAGACCGACTGGAAAACCAGTTTCCCTCTTCAGCCTTGCCTGACGATATTGGAAATCTGGCATCGGAAATTGATCATATGAATCAAAACATCTCCGGGATCCTGCATCGGTTTGAAAAGCTTGAACCAGAGGAGCGCGCCCAGCTGAAAAAAAGGCTGGCTCCTGAAAAGCTTGCAGTGCTTCAATCATTTATGCTGCTGTTAAGTTAA
- a CDS encoding sodium-dependent transporter, whose protein sequence is MSDQKRVQWASKIGFIMAAAGSAIGLGAIWKFPYVAGTNGGGAFFLVFVLFTVLLGYPLLLGEFIFGRRGQTNAIDAYKQAAPKSVWHLTGYVGVAACFLVLSFYSVVGGWILLYVLKAVTGSLSGLTQEQYGTVFGTVIENPIQTLAAQLVFMIMTVAVVAKGVQKGIERVSAVLMPILFVLFLLLVLRSVTLDHAVEGIKFLLVPHFEDLTPESILYALGQAFFTLTLGVSVMVTYSSYLPKTQNLPGSAGSIVIMNVLVTLFAGLAIFPAVFSFGFKPDEGPTLLFTVLPAVFDRLPFGSLFFISFLAVFFFAALTSAFSMVEIIVATVGKGDETKRKKLSWTSGLLIFLVGIPSCLSYGVLSDVHLFGKTFFDLADFTVSNVLIPLGALLISIFIPLKIPKQELFAEMKSGSAIGYRFFQLWYFLLKYLVPLAIIVVLLHLTGVLSF, encoded by the coding sequence GTGTCTGACCAAAAAAGGGTTCAATGGGCCTCAAAAATAGGATTTATTATGGCCGCTGCCGGTTCGGCGATCGGCCTGGGAGCCATTTGGAAGTTCCCTTACGTAGCGGGTACGAACGGAGGAGGCGCTTTTTTTCTTGTCTTCGTCCTCTTTACCGTACTTTTAGGCTATCCGCTTTTGCTCGGTGAATTTATTTTCGGAAGACGGGGCCAGACAAATGCGATTGATGCCTACAAACAAGCCGCGCCAAAGTCGGTATGGCACCTCACGGGTTATGTGGGTGTGGCGGCCTGTTTTTTAGTTTTGTCTTTTTACAGTGTTGTCGGCGGATGGATTTTGCTCTATGTGCTGAAAGCCGTTACCGGTTCTTTATCAGGACTCACTCAGGAGCAGTACGGTACGGTGTTCGGTACGGTCATTGAAAATCCGATCCAGACTCTCGCCGCGCAGCTGGTATTTATGATCATGACGGTTGCGGTCGTCGCAAAAGGCGTGCAGAAAGGGATTGAACGTGTCAGTGCGGTGCTGATGCCGATTTTATTCGTGCTGTTTCTGTTGCTTGTGCTGCGCTCTGTCACGCTTGATCATGCCGTTGAGGGGATTAAATTTTTACTGGTTCCGCATTTTGAAGATTTGACGCCGGAATCCATCCTCTATGCTTTGGGACAGGCGTTTTTTACATTAACGCTCGGCGTTTCGGTCATGGTGACGTACAGTTCGTATCTGCCGAAGACCCAAAACCTCCCGGGCTCGGCAGGTTCAATTGTTATCATGAATGTGCTCGTCACGCTGTTTGCGGGACTGGCCATTTTTCCGGCGGTTTTTTCGTTCGGATTTAAACCGGATGAAGGACCGACATTGCTGTTTACCGTGCTGCCGGCTGTTTTTGACCGGCTGCCGTTCGGCTCGCTGTTTTTTATCAGCTTTCTCGCAGTCTTTTTCTTTGCCGCGCTGACTTCGGCCTTTTCTATGGTGGAAATTATCGTGGCGACTGTGGGGAAAGGGGATGAAACGAAAAGAAAGAAGCTGTCCTGGACAAGCGGTCTGCTCATTTTCTTAGTCGGAATTCCGTCCTGTTTATCATACGGTGTTCTCAGTGATGTTCATTTGTTCGGAAAAACGTTTTTTGATCTTGCGGATTTCACCGTCAGCAATGTGCTGATTCCGCTCGGCGCCTTATTAATATCAATCTTTATTCCGCTGAAAATACCGAAGCAGGAGCTGTTTGCCGAGATGAAAAGCGGCTCCGCCATCGGCTACCGTTTCTTTCAGCTGTGGTATTTCCTTCTGAAATATCTTGTGCCGCTGGCTATCATTGTCGTATTGCTGCATTTAACCGGCGTTCTTTCATTTTAA
- the sigM gene encoding RNA polymerase sigma factor SigM codes for MTIDEIYQMYMNDVYRFLLSMTKDKHLAEDLLQETFMRAYIHIHSYDHSKVKPWLFQVARNAFIDYVRKHKKEVTISDDLIGSLFQTAVQSPAHQIEIKEVLTGYMSELPDNYREALTLYYLKELNYKEASHIMNISEANFKSVLFRARQRLKALYNRGVNDE; via the coding sequence GTGACGATCGATGAAATTTACCAAATGTATATGAATGATGTTTACCGGTTCCTGCTCTCCATGACAAAAGACAAGCATCTCGCTGAAGATTTGCTGCAGGAAACCTTTATGAGGGCATACATACACATTCACTCCTACGACCACAGCAAAGTAAAGCCATGGCTTTTTCAAGTGGCGAGAAATGCGTTTATAGATTATGTCAGAAAACATAAAAAGGAAGTGACCATTTCCGATGACTTAATTGGGAGCCTTTTTCAGACGGCTGTTCAAAGCCCGGCTCATCAGATTGAAATCAAGGAAGTGCTGACAGGGTATATGTCCGAACTTCCCGACAATTATCGGGAGGCCTTAACACTGTATTATTTAAAAGAACTGAATTACAAAGAAGCATCCCATATTATGAATATTTCAGAGGCTAATTTTAAAAGTGTTTTATTTCGTGCCAGACAGCGGCTGAAAGCACTTTATAATAGAGGTGTTAATGATGAATGA
- a CDS encoding anti-sigma factor encodes MNEEFKKRFYQYKNGEMSDREMAAFEEELEKLEVYQELIESEMQDDREWDVGISPEKQKAILSYGKRKSYLRISVLAVISTLMILPLCTLGSYLYYGLGGKESTGNQLMETAAVTVATTMPNVLVDTSGLKSQVKLFGMNTEFPLQKQIGTKTKSVGGERIEMFLDTVKSPAVNYYDLDAAQAKHYFAHPSGLKERTIDKAGQTLKKLPEGSVAEVYLSYDRAYPSSQVYSTFKKYDVKFLWNAIETEKNLKDSPYADPLGFPGKDSKLAPSFEAQGQTDREQFISALEFMSHHKKWAQVISKRKDMKLSSRIDYVEHHGMNVYGSVVTGPTKEIERLLKNKTVKAANIGEVELWNW; translated from the coding sequence ATGAATGAAGAATTTAAAAAGCGTTTTTACCAATACAAAAATGGAGAAATGAGCGACCGGGAAATGGCCGCCTTTGAAGAAGAGCTGGAAAAGCTGGAAGTCTATCAGGAATTGATTGAAAGTGAAATGCAGGACGACCGGGAATGGGACGTCGGCATCAGCCCGGAAAAACAGAAGGCTATTTTATCATACGGAAAACGCAAATCGTATTTGCGGATTTCAGTTCTCGCCGTCATTTCCACTTTGATGATTTTGCCGCTTTGTACTTTGGGAAGCTACCTCTATTACGGTTTGGGAGGAAAAGAAAGCACAGGCAATCAATTAATGGAAACCGCGGCCGTGACAGTGGCGACCACAATGCCGAACGTCCTCGTCGATACCTCCGGACTGAAAAGCCAGGTGAAACTGTTTGGAATGAATACGGAATTTCCGCTGCAAAAGCAGATTGGCACAAAAACGAAATCCGTCGGCGGAGAACGGATTGAAATGTTTTTAGATACAGTCAAATCGCCTGCCGTTAACTACTATGATCTAGACGCGGCACAGGCAAAGCATTATTTCGCCCATCCTTCCGGCTTAAAGGAACGCACGATTGACAAAGCCGGACAGACATTAAAAAAATTGCCTGAAGGAAGCGTGGCGGAGGTCTATCTTTCTTATGACCGGGCCTATCCTTCTTCTCAAGTATATTCAACTTTTAAAAAATACGATGTGAAGTTTTTATGGAACGCGATCGAAACGGAGAAAAACCTGAAAGACAGTCCTTATGCCGATCCGTTAGGATTTCCCGGGAAAGATTCTAAGCTGGCTCCCTCTTTCGAAGCGCAGGGACAGACAGACCGAGAACAATTTATCAGCGCCCTTGAATTTATGTCCCATCATAAAAAATGGGCGCAGGTGATATCGAAACGCAAAGACATGAAACTGAGCAGCAGAATCGACTATGTTGAACATCACGGAATGAACGTATACGGCTCTGTCGTGACGGGGCCGACAAAAGAAATCGAACGTCTGCTGAAAAACAAAACAGTCAAAGCAGCAAACATCGGTGAGGTGGAATTATGGAATTGGTAA
- a CDS encoding citrate synthase/methylcitrate synthase, with translation MIYRGLKGITCAETAISHIDGEKGHLIYRGYDAKDIALQCSFEEAAYLILNGTLPDERQLLAFQDELAAERGLPQHLIGLLETLPDEMDDMAVLRTAISGLGTDSFTYPPQPEEAIKLIAVTPTIIAYRYRRKKGLKALSPEARYGHVENYLYMLTGRQPSAAQKKALETYMILAMEHGMNTSTFSARVTVSTESDLVSAVTSALGTMKGPLHGGAPSGVTKMLEDIGEKENAEAYLTQKLMRGERLMGFGHRVYKTKDPRAEALRIKAEEVAGNDPSLDLALYVEKEAIRLLEQYKPGRKLYTNVEFYAAAVMQAIDVDNELFTPTFSASRMTGWCAHVLEQSADNMIFRPSAKYTGTLPETAQPL, from the coding sequence TTGATTTATCGTGGATTGAAAGGAATTACTTGTGCAGAAACGGCTATCAGCCACATTGACGGAGAAAAGGGGCATTTAATATATCGCGGCTATGACGCAAAGGATATCGCGCTGCAATGCAGTTTTGAAGAAGCGGCGTATCTCATTTTAAACGGAACGCTTCCGGATGAGCGGCAATTGCTTGCGTTTCAGGATGAACTTGCAGCTGAGCGCGGGCTTCCGCAGCATCTCATCGGCTTATTGGAAACGCTTCCGGACGAGATGGACGACATGGCGGTGCTGAGAACGGCTATTTCAGGTTTGGGCACAGATTCATTTACATATCCGCCCCAGCCGGAAGAAGCGATTAAACTGATTGCCGTCACACCGACGATCATTGCGTACAGATATCGTCGGAAAAAAGGGCTGAAAGCATTGTCACCTGAAGCACGATACGGCCACGTGGAAAACTATTTGTACATGCTGACCGGGAGGCAGCCGTCCGCAGCTCAGAAGAAAGCGCTTGAGACGTATATGATTCTGGCGATGGAGCACGGGATGAATACATCGACTTTTTCAGCGAGGGTCACCGTTTCGACTGAATCTGATTTAGTGTCTGCCGTCACTTCCGCACTGGGTACGATGAAAGGGCCGCTGCACGGAGGCGCGCCTTCAGGTGTCACGAAAATGCTTGAAGACATCGGCGAAAAAGAAAACGCAGAAGCCTATTTGACACAGAAGCTTATGAGGGGAGAGCGCCTGATGGGCTTCGGCCACAGAGTGTACAAAACAAAAGACCCTCGGGCAGAAGCGCTGCGCATAAAGGCTGAAGAGGTAGCGGGAAATGATCCGTCGCTTGACTTGGCGCTTTATGTGGAGAAGGAAGCCATCCGCTTATTAGAGCAATATAAGCCGGGACGGAAGCTGTATACAAATGTGGAATTTTACGCAGCGGCTGTGATGCAGGCCATTGATGTCGATAATGAGTTGTTTACGCCGACTTTTTCAGCAAGCCGAATGACGGGCTGGTGCGCCCATGTACTTGAACAGTCCGCTGACAATATGATTTTCAGGCCGTCTGCGAAATACACCGGCACCTTACCTGAAACGGCTCAGCCGCTTTAA
- a CDS encoding lysophospholipid acyltransferase family protein, whose protein sequence is MYKFCANAIKAILSLRGGVKVYNKENLPSDKGFVIACTHAGWVDVLTLGVGILPHQIHYMAKKELFQKKWIGGFLKKIHAFPVDRENPGPSSIKTPIKLLKEGQIVGIFPSGTRTSEDVPLKRGAVTIAQMGKAPLVPAAYRGPSSGKELFKKGKMRLIIGEPIFLEDFSDFAPKERLAAMTEELNARIKELEKKLDQM, encoded by the coding sequence ATGTATAAGTTTTGTGCAAATGCCATAAAAGCCATTCTTTCCCTGCGCGGGGGAGTGAAAGTGTACAACAAGGAGAATCTTCCGTCTGATAAAGGATTCGTTATTGCGTGCACGCATGCGGGCTGGGTGGACGTCCTCACGCTCGGTGTCGGAATATTGCCTCATCAGATTCATTATATGGCCAAAAAAGAACTGTTTCAGAAAAAGTGGATCGGGGGTTTTTTGAAGAAGATTCACGCATTCCCGGTTGATCGTGAAAATCCGGGTCCGAGCAGCATTAAAACGCCGATTAAGCTTCTGAAGGAAGGACAGATTGTCGGGATCTTTCCGAGCGGCACGAGAACATCAGAAGACGTCCCGCTGAAAAGAGGAGCCGTGACCATCGCCCAAATGGGGAAAGCGCCGCTCGTTCCGGCCGCATACAGAGGCCCGTCTTCGGGTAAAGAGCTGTTTAAAAAGGGAAAAATGCGGCTCATCATCGGCGAGCCGATTTTTTTGGAGGACTTTTCTGATTTTGCGCCGAAGGAGAGGCTTGCGGCCATGACAGAAGAGCTGAATGCCAGAATTAAAGAGCTTGAGAAAAAACTTGATCAAATGTAA
- a CDS encoding anti-sigma-M factor, with product MELVRIFKEHNVFGWISVGTAILSLLLLNVAIISNVTFYSYQMLPFAMAAVPFGIIELFIKKGRTGPGLLGVILNLFVIVCVYTIVAVDTNLQFGF from the coding sequence ATGGAATTGGTAAGAATCTTTAAAGAGCATAATGTTTTCGGCTGGATATCGGTCGGTACCGCGATTTTGTCGCTGCTGCTTTTGAATGTGGCGATCATCAGCAATGTGACATTCTATTCTTATCAGATGCTGCCGTTTGCGATGGCCGCCGTGCCGTTCGGCATCATTGAGCTGTTTATTAAAAAAGGACGGACCGGACCGGGACTGCTCGGTGTCATACTCAATCTGTTCGTCATTGTCTGCGTATATACGATCGTTGCGGTTGATACGAATCTGCAATTCGGTTTTTAA
- a CDS encoding hemolysin family protein has product MDIVNLILVAVLIALTAFFVASEFAIIRIRGSRVDQLIAEGNKAAIGVKKVTTHLDEYLSACQLGITLTSIGLGVLGESTIERLLHPLFTKINVPSSLSHIISFILAYAIITFLHVVVGELAPKTVAIQKAEAVSMLFSKPLIWFYRIMFPFIWLLNNSARLLTKMFGLETVSENELAHSEEELRIILSESYKSGEINQSEFKYVNKIFEFDDRLAKEIMIPRTEIVSLPHDIKISEMMEIIQIEKYTRYPVEEGDKDNIIGVINIKEVLTACISGEVSVDSPITDFVNPIIHVIESAPIHDLLVKMQKERVHMAILSDEYGGTAGLVTVEDIIEEIVGEIRDEFDIDEINEIRKLGDGHYMLDGKVLIDQVNELLGIHLENDEVDTIGGWFLTQKYDVEQYDSIIEEGCEFIINEIEGHHVAYIEVKKLAFDELLETAEQKEA; this is encoded by the coding sequence TTGGACATTGTGAATTTGATTTTAGTCGCGGTTTTAATCGCGCTGACGGCATTTTTCGTAGCATCTGAGTTTGCGATAATCAGAATCAGAGGCTCACGGGTTGACCAGCTTATAGCAGAAGGAAATAAAGCCGCAATCGGTGTCAAAAAAGTGACCACGCATTTAGATGAGTATTTATCGGCGTGCCAGCTCGGCATAACATTGACTTCCATTGGTCTTGGTGTCTTAGGCGAATCAACGATTGAACGCTTGCTTCATCCGCTTTTCACAAAAATAAACGTACCAAGCTCACTATCGCACATTATTTCATTTATTCTCGCCTACGCGATCATTACGTTTTTACACGTGGTCGTCGGAGAATTAGCGCCGAAAACAGTCGCCATCCAAAAAGCGGAAGCCGTTTCGATGCTGTTTTCGAAGCCGCTCATTTGGTTTTACCGCATCATGTTCCCGTTTATATGGCTTCTGAACAACTCCGCCCGTCTTTTAACGAAGATGTTCGGTCTGGAGACGGTGTCTGAAAATGAGCTTGCCCATTCGGAAGAAGAGCTGCGCATCATTTTATCGGAAAGCTATAAAAGCGGTGAAATCAACCAGTCTGAATTTAAATATGTGAACAAAATCTTTGAATTTGACGACAGACTCGCAAAAGAAATTATGATTCCGCGTACGGAAATCGTCAGTCTGCCGCATGATATCAAAATCTCTGAAATGATGGAGATCATTCAGATTGAAAAATATACACGCTACCCTGTCGAAGAGGGTGACAAAGACAATATTATCGGCGTCATTAACATTAAAGAAGTGCTGACCGCCTGCATCAGCGGCGAAGTATCAGTCGACTCGCCGATCACCGATTTTGTCAATCCGATCATCCATGTGATTGAGTCGGCACCGATTCACGACCTGCTTGTGAAAATGCAGAAGGAACGGGTTCATATGGCGATTCTGTCGGACGAATACGGCGGAACCGCGGGGCTTGTCACCGTTGAAGACATTATCGAAGAAATCGTCGGGGAAATCCGCGATGAATTTGATATAGATGAAATCAACGAAATCCGCAAACTCGGCGACGGCCATTACATGCTGGACGGTAAGGTTCTGATTGATCAAGTGAACGAGTTGCTCGGCATCCATTTAGAAAATGACGAGGTCGACACCATCGGCGGCTGGTTCCTTACCCAGAAATACGATGTTGAACAATACGATTCGATTATCGAAGAAGGCTGCGAATTTATCATTAATGAAATTGAAGGCCACCACGTCGCATATATCGAAGTAAAAAAACTGGCGTTTGATGAACTGCTGGAAACCGCTGAACAAAAAGAAGCATAA